From Bradyrhizobium sp. 4:
TCACGGGAATCCTGACCATCGACCCGGACGGCAGCCTGTTCTGCGACTCGCTGCGGACCAACCGCACCCTTGATCTGAGGGATCGCGCCTATTTCAAGCAGGCCCTGGTCTCGCGCAGCGTCGTGGTGGAGCCGGTATTCGGCCGGCTGACCGGAATATCGGTGCTCCAGATCGCATATCCGGTGCGATCGGAGGCGGGCGCGCTGAAGCTGGTGCTGCTCGCCTCGTTCAACCTGCGTAAATTCGCCGAGTATCACCACAAGCGGCTGCTCGCCGAGAAGGATGTCCTGCTCATCGACGCTAAGGGCACCGTTCTCGTCGCCCCCTCGATAGCCGGCTGGACCGCGCCCGTGGGCGCGTCGATTGCGGGATCCGACCTGCTCCGCTTCGCGACGGCTCCCGATCAAAAGGCATTTCAGGAAGTGACCGATCGCGACGGCCGCACGCAGGTCTGGGCCGTCGCCCACTCGCCTTCGATCCGTGATGCCGGCCTCTTCATCTTGGTCGGACGCTCCAAGGACGGACTGGTCGCGGCGGCGAATCGCCGGCTCTACGAGGACATGGCGATCCTCGCGGTGGCCTTGCTGCTGTTGCTGGCCGGCGTATGGATCCTCGCAACCGTGAGCGTCGGGCGCCAGGTCGGGCGACTCGCCAACATGGCGAAGCGACTCGGGCTCGGCGATCTCAGCGCGCGAATTCCTCCACCCCATCCGCGCGGCGAGCTGGGCGGATTGATGACCCTGCTCAACGGCACCGCCGAGTCGCTCGAGCAGCAACGCGCGGCCATCGCGGACCTCAACCAGAAGCTCAGCCAATCCCAGAAAATGGAGGCCATGGGCCAGCTCACCGGCGGCGTGGCGCATGACTTCAACAACCTCCTCACCGTCATTCTCGGCAATTCGGAGCACCTTGCCGACAGGCTGGCGGGGAACAAGGAGTTGCACCGGATCGCCGGCGACATCGCGACAGCCGCCGAGCGCGGCTCCGACCTGACGCGGAGCCTGCTCGCCTTCGCGCGCAAGCAGCCCCTGAGGCCGCGAGACATCGACATTAGCGAGAAGATTCAGGAGATGGAGGCGTTGTTGCGCCGGCCGCTGGGCGAGCACATCGAATGCGCTTTCGTGCTCGAACCGGATGTGGGGTTGACCAGCGTCGATCCCGGCCAGCTGACGACGGCCCTGCTCAATCTCGTGCTCAACGCGCGCGATGTCATGCAGTTGGGCGGCAGGCTGACCATCGAGGCGCGCAACGTGTCGCTCGGTGAATCCGACTTGGACATCAACGCCGAACCGCGACCGGGCGACTATGTCATGGTGGCCGTGACCGACACCGGCAGCGGCATGACTGCCGAGGTGGCGAGCCGGGCGTTCGAGCCGTTCTTCACCACCAAGGAGGTCGGCAAGGGGACCGGGCTCGGCCTGAGCATGGTCTACGGGTTTGTTCGGCAGTCCGGCGGGCTGGTGCAGATGCAGTCCGCACCGAGACAAGGCAGCACCGTCAGGCTGTTCTTTCCCCGCTTGGCGGCACCGCCAAACGAGGACGCCTCACCCGCCGAAGGGATCGTCACGCGCGAAGGAAGCGAGACCATTCTCGTCGTCGAGGACGACGACATGGTTCGGACTTATGTCGAAAGCGAGCTGAAGGCGCTCGGCTACCGCGTCATCACGGCCGCAAGCGGCCCGGCGGCGCTCGACTTGTTGCGCCAGTCCGCGGACATCGACCTGCTGTTCACCGACGTCGTGATGCCCGGCGGCATGTTCGGGCCGGAGCTTGCCAGGCAAGCAATCCAGTTGCGGCCCGGGCTCAAGGTGCTCTTCACCTCCGGCTACAGCCAAAATCCGGTCAAGGCGCCCGACGGGATCGGCGATGCCCGCATCCTGACCAAGCCGTTCCGGCGGCGAGACCTCGCCGCGATGCTGCGATCCGCGCTGTCGACGCCGCAGCGGTGAGATGACGATGTGCTCTACCCGAGCGCTCGCAGCTCGCGCCGCAGCACCTTTCCGGTGGCGGTCATCGGCAGTGTCTCCGCGAACTCCACGAAGCGCGGGTATTCGTGGGCGGCGAGTTGCACCTTGACGAACTCCTGGATCTCGCGCGCGAGTGCGTCGCCGGCGGCGAAGCCCGGGCGCAGCACGATCCAGGCCTTGATCGATTCAGTGCGGATCGGATCGGGAATGCCGACCACCGCCGCCATCGCCACCGCCGGGTGCTTCATCAGCGTGTGCTCGATCTCGGAAGGACCGACGCGATAACCGGCGGTGGTGATGACGTCGTCCTCGCGGCTCACGTACCAGAAGTAACCGTCCTCGTCCTGCACGCCGAGATCGCCGGTGAGCAGGAACTCGCCAGCATATTTCTTCGCCGTCGCCTCCGGATTGCGCCAGTATTCCAGCATCGTGCAAGGACAGGGTTGGCGCACGCCGATGATGCCGCGCTGGCCACGTGGCTGCTCCTCGCCTCTGTCGTTGACGATGCGAACATCGAAACCCGGCGTCGCCTTGCCCATCGAACCGGGGCGGATCGAAAACAGATTCGCGTTGCTGCCGATCACGAGATTGCATTCGGTCTGGCCAAACACCTCGTGCGCGTCGACGCCGAAAGTCTCGCGCACCCAGCCGAGCAGCTCGCCGCCGAGGGACTCGCCGCCGGTAAAGATGCTGCGCAGCTTGACTCCGGAATGCGTCACGCCGGCCTGCCGCATCAGCTTCAGCGCGGTCGGCGGCAGGAAGACATTGCGCACGCCGAGATCGGCCATCATCTGCATCGCCGCTTGCGGCTCAAATTTTCGCGCGCGGTGGCCGACCAGCGGAATGCCGTGATACCAGAACGCGAACAGGCCGTTGATGAGGCCACCGATCCAGGCCCAATCCGCCGGCGTCCACATCAGATCGCCGGGGCGCGGCAGGAAGTTGTGGCACATCTCGACATTGGGGAGATGCCCGAGCACGACGCGGTGTGCGTGCAGCGCGCCCTTCGGATTGCCCGTCGTGCCCGAGGTGTAGATGATCAGCGCGGGATCGTCAGCAGACGTGTCCACCAGCCTGAAGTCGGGCGATGCAGCCTTGACCGAATTCCAGAACGATGTCGTGCCCGCCGGCGTTCGTTCGCCAACGATGTAGACATTCTTCAGCTCCGGCAGACGGTCGCGAATCTTCGAAAGCTTCTCCCAGCCCGCCTTGTCGGTGACGATCGCCTTGGCCTGCGAGTTCGACAGACGGAATTCCAGCGCGTCTTCGCCGAACAGCGCGAACAGCGGAATGGAGATCATCGCCGAACGGAACGCGGCCATGTGCGCGATCGGCAGCTCCAGCGACTGCGACAGGAACACCGAGACGCGGTCGCCGCGGGCAAGACCATCTGCCTTCAGCACATTGGCGAAGCGGCGCGACATCTCCGCAACTTCGTCAAAGGATGTGCGCGTGATGGCGCCGTTCTCGTCGACATAGACCAACGCGAGCCGGCCGGTGCCGTCGGCGTGGCGATCGCAGCAAGCCTCCGCCAGGTTGAAGCGCGCCGGGATCTCCCAGTGGAAATTGCTGTAGAGTTCGTCATAGGTGTTGGCTTCAGTGAGCATGGTCGTTTCCCGGCAGCGTCGTCTTGACCGGACTTGTCCCGGCCATCCACGTTCTTGTTTGACCTGAGTTTAAGGACGTGGATGCCCGGGACAAGCCCGGGCCTGACGGAGAATGCGTCTCAGCGCACCGTCCGGAAGAACTTTCTGACCTCGCCGACATACAGCTCCGGCTGCTCGAATGCGGCGAAATGGCCTCCCTTCTCCATCTCGCTCCAATGCGTGATGTTGTGAAAGTTCGGCTCCATCCAGCGCCGCACCGGCGTGATGATCTCCTTGGGGAAGACAGCCACGCCCGTCGGCACCTTGACGACGGGCGAGGTCCGGCGCTTGCCGAAGCTTTCCCAATAGAGCCGCGCAGACGAGGTCGCCGTCTCCGTCGCCCAATAGAGCATGACGTTGTCGAGCAGTTCGTCCTTGGTGAAGATGTTTTCGGGATGACCGTTGCAATCGGTCCAGGCCCAGAATTTTTCCAAAATCCAGGCCGCCTGTCCGCTCGGCGAATCGGTCAGAGCGTAACCGAGTGTCTGCGGCCGCGTCGATTGCTGCTTCGAATAGCCGGAGTCGAGGTCGACATAATGCTTGAGGCCGGCGAGCGCGCGTTTCTCTTCCGGTGTCGGTTCGCCCTCGACCTTCGGCGCGGCGTTGAAGGCGAGCGTGATGTGGATGCCGGTGCAATGCTCGTCATCCTGCATGCCAAGCGAGGTCGTCACCGCCGAGCCCCAGTCGCCGCCCTGCGCGCCATAACTGATATAGCCGAGCCGGTCCATCAGCTTGGCCCAGGTCGCGGCGATACGATCGACGCCCCAGCCGGTGGTGTTCGGCTTGCCGGAGAACCCAAAGCCCGGCAGCGACGGACAGACGACGTGGAAAGCATCGGCGGGATTGCCGCCATGCGCGACAGGATCGACCAGCGGCGCGATCACCTTCTGGAATTCGACGATCGAGCCGGGCCAGCCATGGGTGATGATCAGCGGCAGCGCCGACGGCTCCTTCGAGCGCGCATGCAGGAAGTGGATGTCGAGCCCGTCGATCTCGGTGGTGAACTGCTCGAAGCGGTTGAGTTTTGCCTCGCGCGCGCGCCAGTCATAGCCATCGGCCCAATAGGCGCAGATCTCCTGGATCCATTTCAGCGGCGCACCTTGGCTCCAGTCGTCGACCAGCTCCGCCTCCGGCCAGCGCGTGCGGGCGAGGCGCGATTTGAGGTCGGTGAGAATGTCGTCGCTGATGGCGATGCGAAACGGCTTGATGGCAGTCATCGGTTGCTCCCGATTTGTCTATCGGGAGAGAGTAGACCGAACGGGCGCCGCATCAAAGGTGCACCCTTCTTCCTTGTGGGAGAAGGTGGCGCGAAGCGCCGGATGAGGGGTTTCTGTCGGCAAATTCTTGTCGTGAGAGTGGCACACGCGGAGCGAGCCCCCTCACCCGTCTCGCCGCTACGCGGCGATCCCCCCTCTCCCACAAGGGGAGAGGGCAAGAACTAGCCCGTCAGAGCAGCCTTCACCAAACCGGAAGCCTTGCCGAAATCCATCTGGCCGGCGTACTTCGTCTTCAGCACGGCGATCACCTTGCCCATGTCCTTCATGCCGGCGGCGCCGGTCTCGGCGATGGCATCCGAGATCGCCTTCTTGACGTCGTCGTCCGACATCTGCTTCGGCAGATACGCCGAGATCACCGCGATCTCCTCGCGCTCCTGCGCCGCGAGCTCGGCACGGCCGCCCTTCTCGTAGAGCTCGACCGATTCCTGGCGCTGCTTGATCATCTTCTGAAACACGCCGAGCAGGTCCGCGTCCGAGAGCGGCGGCTTGCCGCTGCCGCGCGCCTCGATGTCGGCGTTCTTGATGGTCGAATTGACCATGCGCAGCGTGGACAGCTTGCGCTCTTCCTTGGCCTTCATGGCCTCCTTGACCGCATTGTTGATGTCGTCGCGCAGCATGATCGTGCTCCCCTAGCATATCCGAGGCCTGATCTAGGCCGTTCGCGGCCCTGAGACAACCGGGGGGCCCAGCCATTCGACCAGCGCGCGTACCGTCGCCGCGGGCTGCTCCGGCTGCGGCAGGTGTCCGCAATCCTCCAAAACGACGAGCCTTGCACCGGCAATGCCCTCCGCCATCTCCTTCGAGAGTGCGTTGGGAATCGTGTTGTCCGCATCGCCCGTCA
This genomic window contains:
- a CDS encoding ATP-binding protein, yielding MSLRTRLLMLVIAAMLVPASLVGLRFVQNRSSEINAALANLAASADDIASDLSEKIQGTAQLHYGLARARDLDTRDKAACSAFLSDVREEYPQFTGILTIDPDGSLFCDSLRTNRTLDLRDRAYFKQALVSRSVVVEPVFGRLTGISVLQIAYPVRSEAGALKLVLLASFNLRKFAEYHHKRLLAEKDVLLIDAKGTVLVAPSIAGWTAPVGASIAGSDLLRFATAPDQKAFQEVTDRDGRTQVWAVAHSPSIRDAGLFILVGRSKDGLVAAANRRLYEDMAILAVALLLLLAGVWILATVSVGRQVGRLANMAKRLGLGDLSARIPPPHPRGELGGLMTLLNGTAESLEQQRAAIADLNQKLSQSQKMEAMGQLTGGVAHDFNNLLTVILGNSEHLADRLAGNKELHRIAGDIATAAERGSDLTRSLLAFARKQPLRPRDIDISEKIQEMEALLRRPLGEHIECAFVLEPDVGLTSVDPGQLTTALLNLVLNARDVMQLGGRLTIEARNVSLGESDLDINAEPRPGDYVMVAVTDTGSGMTAEVASRAFEPFFTTKEVGKGTGLGLSMVYGFVRQSGGLVQMQSAPRQGSTVRLFFPRLAAPPNEDASPAEGIVTREGSETILVVEDDDMVRTYVESELKALGYRVITAASGPAALDLLRQSADIDLLFTDVVMPGGMFGPELARQAIQLRPGLKVLFTSGYSQNPVKAPDGIGDARILTKPFRRRDLAAMLRSALSTPQR
- a CDS encoding acyl-CoA synthetase — its product is MLTEANTYDELYSNFHWEIPARFNLAEACCDRHADGTGRLALVYVDENGAITRTSFDEVAEMSRRFANVLKADGLARGDRVSVFLSQSLELPIAHMAAFRSAMISIPLFALFGEDALEFRLSNSQAKAIVTDKAGWEKLSKIRDRLPELKNVYIVGERTPAGTTSFWNSVKAASPDFRLVDTSADDPALIIYTSGTTGNPKGALHAHRVVLGHLPNVEMCHNFLPRPGDLMWTPADWAWIGGLINGLFAFWYHGIPLVGHRARKFEPQAAMQMMADLGVRNVFLPPTALKLMRQAGVTHSGVKLRSIFTGGESLGGELLGWVRETFGVDAHEVFGQTECNLVIGSNANLFSIRPGSMGKATPGFDVRIVNDRGEEQPRGQRGIIGVRQPCPCTMLEYWRNPEATAKKYAGEFLLTGDLGVQDEDGYFWYVSREDDVITTAGYRVGPSEIEHTLMKHPAVAMAAVVGIPDPIRTESIKAWIVLRPGFAAGDALAREIQEFVKVQLAAHEYPRFVEFAETLPMTATGKVLRRELRALG
- a CDS encoding epoxide hydrolase family protein: MTAIKPFRIAISDDILTDLKSRLARTRWPEAELVDDWSQGAPLKWIQEICAYWADGYDWRAREAKLNRFEQFTTEIDGLDIHFLHARSKEPSALPLIITHGWPGSIVEFQKVIAPLVDPVAHGGNPADAFHVVCPSLPGFGFSGKPNTTGWGVDRIAATWAKLMDRLGYISYGAQGGDWGSAVTTSLGMQDDEHCTGIHITLAFNAAPKVEGEPTPEEKRALAGLKHYVDLDSGYSKQQSTRPQTLGYALTDSPSGQAAWILEKFWAWTDCNGHPENIFTKDELLDNVMLYWATETATSSARLYWESFGKRRTSPVVKVPTGVAVFPKEIITPVRRWMEPNFHNITHWSEMEKGGHFAAFEQPELYVGEVRKFFRTVR
- a CDS encoding GatB/YqeY domain-containing protein: MLRDDINNAVKEAMKAKEERKLSTLRMVNSTIKNADIEARGSGKPPLSDADLLGVFQKMIKQRQESVELYEKGGRAELAAQEREEIAVISAYLPKQMSDDDVKKAISDAIAETGAAGMKDMGKVIAVLKTKYAGQMDFGKASGLVKAALTG